TCTTCCTCTTAGGCTTAGTGGTTTTTGTATTCTATTTTTTTTGCGAAAGGTGGAAAAGGGATGTACTTTAGTTGAGATCATTCTAATCCAAACTAAACTAGTTAAGAGTTGTTTTTAATTCAaacataaaggagatgttcatcttcCTCATAGCTATTCTTCACATTGAATTATTAATGTCTCATGAATTTTACTCTGAAAAGCCTTTCTTTAATAGTCATTATGTACCGAAGGAATAAGAAAAGACTATTACTTTAACAATGACAGAGGTGAATCACATGCAGAATTGTTTAAGTGTAATTTGATATATGGACAAAACTATTAGTATTTCACATACATTATTGACCAGATTAATTTAGTGTTTGAGACAAGTTTATGATTGGTGGTGGAGATTGCTCTTTAAAATCAGCATCCGAAAGCAGATTAACTGTTGCATTGCATTGAGTCAGCATGGCCAGGGCTAAAGTGTGAAACTCTGTGCCCCTGATACTTGAGAGTATAACCTGCATTCACTTTTTTAAACCCCTCCTGAAATGGCAACCAAGGATTTGGAGGACAGAGAACCATCCCAAGCCTCTTAGCGGTGGGGAGGAAACATTGATTGGTAAAAAATATGATTATTGTAAAGTGAAACCCTCTCACCAAAGTCTAatttcagtttccactgcttctAAATTAGGATGTAAGATCTTTACAGTGCTATCATCACAATCTGGCCCACAATATTACCTGCAGCACAGAATGCTCACAGATTGACAAATTATCTTTAAAATCCATATTTATGAGGAATGATTTATATAGACAGAACATGAATATTTACTGAGATTAGCTGGAATcggtagccctttacactcgtacccgtatacgggttgaaatggcagatttgggcaccAATAAACGGCTAAATTGGAAGGCattggctgtacagtaacatgctatacatgcaCTTCAGTGCTGTATGGGTTCTGAATGACATCCGGGCTGAACTTGAGCACCCACGCGGTGTCACTCCCATCCCTGTTTGGTTGTCTGAGTGAAGGAAGTGCAGTAAATTAAGAGaactatgtattttgaaagatgagaagttgaggattataataaataccgctttgatgtcatacaagccaaACACCCATGAGTCCCAATGTgtacttcacatttccatatcataaaactcatgtcatatacagtgtcaacgtttatgatcactatgtttgatgtacagttacatgATGACGTACCCAGGGTTATTGTGAACAGAACGAGCCTGTTTGTCTACTGTGAAGAAAACTCCCCTGTGAGACACGCACCTGAATGCAGTCACGACTCTtttctatgcgcaccaaaatgatgatctgtttccctgtattgcattgtgaaagcctaacactgtaagatcatattttatagcttagctagtcatgttgtcAAAAGAAcaggctttcaaatgatgcccacctgacccagatttgTGATTTGTAATGGTCAGTTTTTGGATTGCGTGAACGACAACAGTAATTAAGTGatggcagggttgtgttccaaacaactAAAAGTATGCTTGCTCTAATTCCTCAACGGAACAGCTAGGAGAGCGAAAGCACCTTACAGtggaagactcttctttgagtcataaaagtgcattgaaatgacttgtgcacactttggagaggtgtgtatccacctctcactcaaacccttgtaattttttaaaattatattgtgcctaccccacattttccaggaatattctcatcatgttactgaatgtatcaagagtattttcagatttcggaATCAACAGATTcggtgaaaagtacagtaaatgtaaaatgcacataaaatcaacaatgTAATGTTTTGGATTCAGTGTTGTCATGTGAACTGTTGTGTCCCCACCTTTTGGTGTAATAATTTCCCCTTTATCTCTAAACTGTTCCCTTTTAATTGCTGCCACGGTTAtgcatttcatatttcttctgaaAGAAATGTAGCCCTATCCATGTAGGCTAGTTCCCACGAGTGTAAAGAATGAATGGTGAAACAGCCACACCCATTTGTGATATTACAACATCATTGCACGCGCGGTAGAGCACAATATCTActgcaaaaaatgttttaccatgCTGCACGACACTGGGGCGGCCAGTGGGGCTGTTTCCCCCACTACAGATTCCATTTTCAAACGGACTGACCCGTGACATTGAATTGTTGTTTTTGAAAATGACCCCACTTGCAAAACCTAGTATCAGTGTTGTAAACAACATTCCATCATAATGTACAGGAATGTATGTGAGTGACTTTGTCCCTTCTCTCCATGATAGCATTTGTGATTTACAACTTCCTAAGCCTGTCCTTTGAGTACCTCGGGGGAGAGAGTGCCATCATGTCCGAGATCCGAGGGAAGTCCATTGAGTGAGTGCTCCCAGTCCCATCCTCCATACCATGGTCTCATACTAGACGCTATGCAAGTAGCTTTCAAAAAACCCACCCAGAATGTTGGGGATTTTCAGTTTGTATTGCAAGTCTTGCAGTCACCCAGGGTCAGGCTGTAATTTCCTTGAATTTATGTCTTGATCTTGTTTTAAAGTAGTCTGACTTCAAGGATAATGATGTCTTGTATTTTGGACACTAGAATGATGTCTATAAGTCTGGTACACATTCAAAGGATACATTTGTGACCACACATGTTCTATCATTCCCAGGTCGAGCTGTATGTATGGTACCTGCTGCTTAGGTGGAATAAGCTACTCTATTGGCTTTTTAAGATTCTGTAAACAGGTGAGTTTCCATCTCCCTCCCTGCTTGGGTGATGAAAGCACTCTGAAAATATGGAAATAGGAAATTGTGATTTGTTATTTTAATGTCACCTCattgaacttttttttttatcaagatCGCTCCTCTATTGCGAATTGACAGCCATTATAATTGGCTGTCCACTTTTTAGAGGATAAGGTTGACTGGTTAAAAAGGAAAATGAAAGCAATCTGAGAACAGGTGAAAGCAGCTTTGTAATAAGCACAGAGAAATAACATGAGCTGTCAGCTTGACTGTCCCCATAGTGTCTTGGGGATGCAGTCTGTGCTCTGAGTCTTACCCTGATGGCAATTGGATCTGAAAGGTATGTCCTCAGAACAGTGAATAGACGTCCAGAAAAGGGAGCTGATTAACACTCGGCATGTTCTGGCTGGACTCCTACGTGGGGTGGTTTCAAAGCACAACCTTGCTGTTCTCTTCCCTCCGGTAGCAGAGTTGAAAGGGATAGAACTATATCTGCTCTGGCTCTGTGAGACGACAAGTTGGAGGGAATGGGATCAATAACTGCATTTAGAGATTACTCCGGGTTTCAAGAGGAGGACGTCTAATCCAAAAGCACCGGCCTGTCCTAAAGTTGCTATATCATTTCCCATTTAAAGGTCTGCAGGTGGCCCCAGTAAGGAAAACTACTGACCCTTGAAACTCAATCACATGCCCCTTAGTGTACTTTAACATTACTTCAGACAATACATTGTTTTGGCATAATGTCAATACATGCATATTTTCGAGATTTTTAACATAGTATATCATACAATGCAAATTGATAGACACACAATTTCCACAAAATGTTCATTCATTTCATAGATTACTCAGTGTTTGAAGACGTACAGTTGGCTACCTTTCAAATCCAATAACCAACATGAAGTAGTTGTCACCTGCGTTGTTCCTTGTTGTGTCTGTGTTCAATGCATGTCCCATCCTGTATTGATGTCATTTAGGCCACTCTTCAGTTCTGTGTCGTCAAACCCATCATGGCCGTCATCACCATCCTCCTGCAGGCCTTTGGCAAATATCATGATGGAGACTTTAAGTGAGCACAGCCTTTCATTCCATTTCACCCATTCAACTTCCCTTCGCATGCTCGCACTACTCATTGTGTGTTTACATTCAGAAAGGGAATGTACATAGATCCCCACTAACACGTCTGTATTGATCCTGTTCCCCTCTGCAGTGTGAATGGAGGATACCTCTACATCACCATCATCTACAACATCTCTGTCAGCCTGGCCCTGTAcgctctcttcctcttcttcttcactACCAGTGACCTGCTGAGGCCTTATGAACCCGTGCTCAAATTCCTCACCATCAAATCTGTCATCTTCCTGTCTTTCTGGCAGGGTGCGTTGTTCCCTTACCTTGACTTAATATCAACAGATTCAAACCCTGATGGGGTTGGAAAAGTCTACAAAATACATTGTATTTGATACATTAGACTGGAGTAGCACATGAAGGTGTTGTCTTTTGTTGTTAGGTATGGTGCTGGCCATCCTGGAGCGCTGTGGGGTCATCCCTAACGCCCTGTTTATCGACGGCCAGGAGGTGGGGGCCGGCACAGTGGCAGCAGGCTGGCAGAACTTCATCACCTGCATCGAGATGTTCTTCGCTGCTATCGCCCTGCGCTACGCCTTTACCTGCACCGTATACCAGGAGAAGAAGAACGAACTTCCAGGGACACGCGGTAACTGCACTTCTACACGTCCATAGAGAGGGGAGGTGTCTGTTGGAGCTGATGAAATGGTCATTAGgggggctgggaattgccagatacgatattatcaccatacttgggtgccgatacgatatgtattgcaattctcacgattctgtatgtattgtgattcgatactgtgatttctTTGCAattcaatgttccaaacatatgGCTCACCTGCAGAATTGCTGCAGAATTTCccttaagtgttcaattgggttgcgATCTggtgaccccacacacacactttaaaccccttatgctcctttgagacccctatTTTAAagtcaatatactttgtatcccccatttactcaagtgtttcctttattttggaagtTACCTGTAGGTGACAATGCAGTTTTCTGTCCCGTTCCCTGGCTGAAAACAGGGAATGGGAAACGCGTCAGGTAGAAATGGCCAGAGTGAACAGTGTGAACCAGGCAGGCCAGAGGTCAGCAGAGGAACGGTCTTCAGGGTGTTCATCATTACTCATGGCTCACAGGAAAGTTGCTAGCACAGCACGCTATAGAAAGAGCATTTCATAGCCTCTATATGCTTAATCGCAGGAACTAGCGGTACTGCTCTGACGTCAATACCTTTCACATGAGCAGAAGACAAATGGAGACCAAGGGAAAAGCCTTCTGCGGAGATATCAATCATCTCAGCTCGTTCCTTCCTGCAACAGCAATCCTGCTGAGGCCTTGGGCTATAGGAGACAGACATGCAGAAAGAAACGGAATCGCTAAATGCTGATTAAGTGTGAAATGTTTCCATGCCCATTACATTTGACCGGTAAAAGTGTTCTCTTCATCTTGCCGAGTGATCAAAAGAACCTTGTGACAAAATGAATAGTGATTTCTCCCATGTTCGGCCTTCTTCGTGCTCCTGTACAAAATGTATTATTAATTTGCTATAGTTGCTATTCATTTAAAACTAATGGTAATGAGGCCGCAGAAAGTTAAGCAGCAAATTAGATTTTTATTGTGGTCTAAACTTGTAAATGAAATGCAGCTGAAGCCAGACTATTCTCTGAGGAGTTTCCAAAAGTATGGTTTTGAAAGTTAATTTTCCCTCTCAAAGGGATGCATGGTGTTGGGGCTACATTTCTTATATGCCCCACTGAGTTGTTCTTTCCTACCAAAGCACCAATTCAAAGGTCATAATTCAGTGCTATAGTATGTGACTGGACTGCATAAACATTACCTGAACCAGAAAGATTCCCATTAAGACTAGTCTAGCCTTTTGATATTGCTGCTGAGAGTTGTAGAGTCACAGCCCCATCCAACCCTCCCTGGGCTGGGAAGTGTCAGAAGGTCATTCATATGTGGTGTTTTCAATGCCTGTGGAGATTTGGGAGGCTTATATACCTCCAGGCTGTCCTCCTCCAACCCTGACTGAGGCCAGCCCCAGCCCTAGTTGCAAAACAGGCCAGCTGTGAGGAGAAGCTCAGGAGAGCATGCCTAACCACGACTCTGACCCTGAAGCACAGCGGAACCCTCCGCCGTGCCGCCTTCCCTCCAGAGACCTGGCCTAGACTGCACTGTCGCTGACCCTGAAACAGAAGGCTGCGTTGGTTCTGTCTGCACCGGACCACTCCCGGGACGTTGGATGAGACACCCTGGTATTATAGGGTCAAGTATCAGCCTGGCCCACAGCTGGAGGAGCTCAGCTGGGGAAGTAACTGGGAAGgtagacagaggagaggaagcaTCTTCCTCACTCCCACTGAATTGCTGCAgactctctgtcatctctctatGCTCTCATCCATCAACACTGAGAATAGAGGAACACTAACAAGAGGTCCTCATGAGGTGGAACACTGGGCACAAGGACTGAGCACAGTCTTAAAACCAATGATTTTGCATTAGTGAGATTCTAATCAACTGTGATTCTGGAcatgggagtttttcctaatGAGTCTCTGTCAGCACCTTGTCTTCAAAAATGGATGAATTTAGTTTTCATAAGCGTAACTACTCTTGTATTTCTCATGTTGTATCTTGTATATGCTATGGTTTGATATTCAGATCAAAGTTATGTCCTATAAACAAGTTAAATGACCATGTCAAAATGTGTCTAATGTTCTTCTAGACAACATCGCCCCCATGCAGAGCATCTCCAGTGGTCTGAAGGAGACGATGAACCCTGGGGACATGGTCCAGGATGCCATCCACAACTTCTCCCCAGCCTACCAGCAGTACACCCAGCAGTCCACCCAGGAGGTGGTACAGCCCAGCCAGAACAACGGCAAGGCAGGCACAGGCGGCAGCAGCAAGAGCTCCAAGAAATCTGACAAAGTCCTGCTGATTATCTCTGATGATGAATTCTAAGGAGTCGCCCACCACCACGAGTATCCATGTCTTTATTTCCTCACCACACCCAGGACAACACTGGCACAGCATATCCCACTGTCAGACCTGGCATCCATTCGTGTGGTTCATTTTCATCttctttcatttcattttttaaGATTAACTCTTTACTTTAGTCCTggttttaaagtaactgtccagtgtttccagatttcaaTGAAATATGATCTATATATAATTAATTACAAAATTTGTGAaagttttccttccaaaaatgTTTAAGTATGCagtttttctgtgttggaatggtgtcgGCGTACCCCAACAATAGAATGGTGAGGTAAAAATATTAATGCGAGTAGATAGCTGATTGGCCAGCTGaggaggatgacatcatcctctatgaAATAGCAAGCATGTTTTTTAATGGTCTGTTTGAAatacaagtttgaggtgaggtttttgaagtgtttttcTCCAATTGATGCTTTCGACACACTATTATTTGGGTACGAGTTAACAGAgtatgaacttttaaaagtgagattttcactggacagttaatTTAATGAATAATTCATGCAGGAAAGATCAAGAAGGGGACAGAGTGAAGATTTGAATAACCTTATGAGATTATTTTTGTTTCTGCCTTGCTAGTCATGATACTATGGGGAAATGGCCTGTCTGCTGAACCATTTCAGACAAGGCAGGTACTGATGCAATTTTTATTTTGGTCTTTTCCCTGatcctggttcagtctctatCGTAGCAGTGACTGAGCTCTTCTCTGGCCGCTGAAGTATGTACTCCGCTCTCTCTGAATCATGGGAGTTTCAAATAAGAGCTGATTTAATGTACGACTTCAGGAGGGAACCCAGGAATCATGCCCGTCATGGCTGGCTCTGACACTTCAAGGACCATCTCTTGCATTTGCGTGTTTGAGGTATTTGCTCAGCAGTCCTCTGTTGGGTCTCCCGACGAACTGAAGTCTTTTTTCAAAGACACAACTGACTTTGGAGTAGGAACTTCAAACTCTAGACTTTGGCGCTTTGAAATCCTTTGTATCTAACATGCCACAGACAAATTGGAGGATAAGGCCGACTCCCACCAACTTGGAGGGTTGTGGTAATCTCATTAATTTTCTCAGCATGGATTTCAGTATATAATTCAGCAGAGCTCTACAATGTTAaccctaaaaaaaacatttgcagtaTTGTAAATAGTTTGAGTAGAACCTTTATAGTTTCTGATGTTCGTATTATTGTTCCTTTCAATTCACTGAAGATAATATTTGTACAGAAATTGTTTGATTGGTTTAAATGTTAAATTTTGTAGTGTACTTTGGTCTCAATGTTCTAATTTTTAAGACATGTCTGCTGTTATGTTTAGCTTAATGACAAAGTTTGataaattgctatattgtaaataAGCTATGTAGTATTAACAATGTGTTTTCAGTGATTTCTGCAGATCAGTTTGATGTTTCATGATATTTAAGTTGGTTTCATGTCattagaaaatatatattttgtttctgTTTGGCGAATTGTGATAGGATAGATGGTGTCCCTCTATCATTTTGAAATGTGTTTAAGTTAGGGAAATTAAGTGCAATGTAATCACTTTTTCCATACCTTCATGTGCCAATTATTTCTGCCTTACTGGGAAAGCAGAAACCGATGTAGAGTTGGATATAAAGTGACGCTGAGATGTAGTGTAACTATAGTGTCTATTACTGAATCCTGGTTTATTTGGTTGCTTGTCACATTTTGCACTCATGTAAAATAAACGATTAAAGAGATGTTCCGGAACTCTTGCGACTACGTAAGTATTTTCTTAAACCTCCCGTTTTGGCCTGGATGTGCCAATGTGTAGTTTATATATGCAAGAAAAAAAAGGAATGTCCGCCACTCAAGTCATTCTGATGAAGATCCAACTCTAATTGAAACTTTGTCTTTGTGCATCTGATTAAATCACCATGGGAGCATACCAGAGTTGCACACATTCCTTTTGTCTTTGATATGTTCTTCTGTCCTGCACCTGATAAGTTGgatgtgcatatatatatatatatatatatatatatatatatatatatactgctcaaaaaaataaagggaacacttaaacagcacaatgtaactccaagtcaatcacacttctgtgaaatcaaactgtccacttaggaagcaacactgattgacaataaatttcacatgctgttgtgcaaatggaatagacaacaggtggaaattataggcaattagcaagacacccccaataaaggagtggttctgcaggtggggaccacagaccacttctcagttcctatgcttcctggctgatgtttttgtcacttttgaatgctggcggtgctttcactctagtggtagcatgagacggagtctacaacccacacaagtggctcaggtagtgcagctcatccaggatggcacatcaatgcgagctgtggcaagaaggtttgctgtgtctgtcagcgtagtgtccagagcatggaggcgctaccaggagacaggccagtacatcaggagacgtggaggaggccgtcggagggcaacaacccagcagcaggaccactacctccgcctttgtgcaaggaggagcaggagaagcactgccagagccctgcaaaatgacctccagcaggccacaaatgtgcatgtgtctgctcaaacggtcagaaacagactccatgagggtggtatgagggcccgacgtccacaggtgggggttgtgcttacagcccaacaccgtgcaggacgtttggcatttaccagagaacaccaagattggcaaattcgccactggcgccctgtgctcttcacagatgaaagcaggttcacactgagcacatgtgacagacgtgacagagtctggatacgccgtggagaacgttctgctgcctgcaacatcctccagcatgaccggtttggcggtgggtcagtcatggtgtggggtggcatttctttggggggccacacagccctccatgtgctcgccagaggtagcctgactgccattaggtaccgagatgagatcctcagaccccttgtgagaccatatgctggtgcggttggccctgggttcctcctaatgcaagacaatgctagacctcatgtggcctgagtgtgtcagcagttcctgcaagaggaaggcattgatgctatggactggcccacccgttccccagacctgaatccaattgagcacatctgggacatcatgtctcgctccatccaccaacgccacgttgcaccacagactgtccaggagttggcggatgctttagtccaggtctgggaggagatccctcaggagactatccgccacctcatcaggagcatgcccaggctttgtagggaggtcatacaggcacgtggaggccacacacactactgagcctcattttgacttgttttaaggacattacatcaaagttggatcagcctgtagtgtggttttccactttaattttgagtgtgactccaaatccagacctccatgggttgataaattggatttccattgattatttttgggtgattttgttgtcagcacattcacctatgtaaagaaaaaagtatttaataagatgatttatttcattcagatctaggatgtgttgtttaagtgtttcctttatttttttgagcagtgtatatatatagtttatatgcacaatgtatactgaacaaaaatataaacaacaatttcaaagattttactgagttacagttcatataaggaaatcagtcaattgaaattaatatATTAGGACCTAATCCatggatttcacgtgactgggcaggggtgcagccatggggagccaggcccagccaatcaaaatgagtttttcccccacggaagggctttattacagacagaaatactcctcagcacccccaccCCCGGATGTGAAGGTccagggctggcgtggttacacatggtctgtggttgccAGTTGGGCgcactgctaaattctctaaaacgacactGGATGCAGCTTATGGTAAAGACGTGAACATTCAATTctgtggcaacagctctggtagacattcctacagtcagcatgccaattgcacgctccctcaaaacttgagacgtggcattgtgttgtgtgcaaaactgcacattttaaagtggcctttttttgcccctagcacaagttgcacctgtgtaatgatcatgctgtttaatcagcttcttgatattatCCACACCTGTTAGgtcgatggattatcttggcaaaggataaatactcactaacaggtatgtaaataaatttgtgcaccaaatttgagagaaataagctttttgtgcatatggacaatttctgggattgtttatttcagctcatgaaaaatgggactagcactttacatgttgcatacaaaaaaatta
This genomic stretch from Salmo trutta chromosome 32, fSalTru1.1, whole genome shotgun sequence harbors:
- the tmem184a gene encoding transmembrane protein 184B gives rise to the protein MNSTSEEMAMDSEVLQNESLIRFASPILNKSDIYNMTIIQTGNGNIVAHDIFLNTTAAQALSGIFVWSALLLTCHQIYTHLRSYTVPNEQRYIIRILFIVPIYAFDSWLSLLFISNDQYYVYFDSVRDCYEAFVIYNFLSLSFEYLGGESAIMSEIRGKSIESSCMYGTCCLGGISYSIGFLRFCKQATLQFCVVKPIMAVITILLQAFGKYHDGDFNVNGGYLYITIIYNISVSLALYALFLFFFTTSDLLRPYEPVLKFLTIKSVIFLSFWQGMVLAILERCGVIPNALFIDGQEVGAGTVAAGWQNFITCIEMFFAAIALRYAFTCTVYQEKKNELPGTRDNIAPMQSISSGLKETMNPGDMVQDAIHNFSPAYQQYTQQSTQEVVQPSQNNGKAGTGGSSKSSKKSDKVLLIISDDEF